Proteins encoded together in one Campylobacter concisus window:
- a CDS encoding ATP-dependent helicase produces the protein MPLSRLNKEQYTAATAPFGHNLIIASAGTGKTSTIVARIAHLLNLGVKPEKILLLTFTNKAASEMIERLNRYFDKQITSKITAGTFHSVSFSLLKSLDKGVTLKQPSELKTLLKSLVERRKFYHLSDVKPYGGAYLYDLYSLFQNSEQGTTFGKWISQKSEEQGVYAEIYEDVLEEFEAEKAKFAYADFNDLLIKMRDELKNGANLAYDEILIDEYQDTNTLQGSLIDAFKTKSLFCVGDFDQSIYAFNGANIEIIGSFKDRFPNANIYALNVNYRSSSSILALANKVINNNPRLYEKHLTVSREGNFKPPRLLVYNELFDQYQNIADIISLSPFNRENIAIIFRNNSSADGIEVALKERGIGSKRKGGVSFFESREIKALIDIMGIYVNPKDIMAFIHICEYAKGVGSAVSKEIFDALLKLGHGNLIKGIVEPDESVNISSNKRRNYQLGLFDDLDEFAEVSRFSKLGFSDKFLGHPVLKLQKLSESGAQFLYEIYNFLRGMRNISKPATMINEIKTSKIYSLIVENISTKRATFKNGNVDLALKEEVKERIMAKSVVLSELAKKYQDISKFYNFLALGSNEMSEGQGVSLLSVHASKGLEFDQVFIVDLAQNRFPNLKLMSMGGSLEEERRLFYVAVTRAKDELYLSYAKYDKIKKVTYQPSRFLIEAGMAKEEA, from the coding sequence ATGCCCTTATCTAGGTTAAACAAAGAACAATACACCGCCGCAACTGCGCCATTTGGACACAATCTCATCATCGCTTCAGCTGGCACTGGCAAGACTAGCACCATAGTCGCTCGCATCGCACATCTTTTAAATTTAGGCGTAAAGCCAGAGAAAATTTTGCTTCTAACATTTACCAACAAAGCAGCCAGCGAAATGATAGAGCGCTTAAATAGGTATTTTGACAAACAAATCACCTCCAAAATCACCGCAGGCACCTTCCACTCGGTCTCATTTTCGCTTTTAAAAAGCCTTGATAAAGGCGTCACGCTAAAGCAGCCAAGCGAGCTAAAGACGCTTTTAAAAAGTCTTGTTGAGAGGCGTAAATTTTACCATTTAAGCGACGTCAAGCCTTACGGCGGAGCCTATCTATACGACCTTTACTCGCTATTTCAAAACAGCGAACAAGGCACAACTTTTGGCAAATGGATAAGCCAAAAGAGCGAAGAGCAGGGCGTTTATGCTGAAATTTATGAAGATGTCTTAGAAGAGTTTGAAGCTGAAAAGGCTAAATTTGCCTACGCTGATTTTAACGATCTTCTCATAAAAATGCGCGACGAGCTAAAAAATGGAGCAAATTTAGCTTATGATGAAATTTTGATCGACGAGTATCAAGACACAAACACGCTTCAAGGCAGCCTCATAGACGCATTTAAGACAAAGAGCCTATTTTGCGTGGGCGATTTTGACCAGAGCATTTACGCATTTAACGGCGCAAATATCGAGATCATTGGCTCATTTAAAGATCGCTTCCCAAACGCAAACATCTACGCTTTAAATGTAAATTACCGCTCAAGCTCGAGCATACTTGCCCTTGCAAACAAGGTCATAAACAATAACCCAAGGCTTTATGAAAAGCACCTCACAGTTAGCCGCGAGGGGAATTTCAAGCCTCCAAGGCTGCTTGTCTATAACGAGCTTTTTGATCAGTATCAAAACATCGCCGACATCATCTCACTCTCGCCATTTAATAGAGAAAATATCGCCATAATTTTTAGAAATAACTCATCAGCTGATGGCATCGAAGTCGCGCTAAAAGAGCGAGGCATCGGCTCAAAGCGAAAGGGTGGAGTGAGCTTTTTTGAGAGCCGTGAGATCAAGGCACTCATCGACATCATGGGAATTTATGTCAATCCAAAAGATATAATGGCATTTATCCACATCTGCGAATACGCAAAGGGCGTTGGCAGCGCAGTTAGCAAAGAAATTTTTGACGCACTGCTCAAGCTTGGGCATGGAAATTTGATAAAAGGGATAGTTGAGCCAGATGAGAGCGTAAATATCTCATCAAACAAAAGGCGAAACTACCAGCTAGGCCTTTTTGACGACCTTGATGAATTTGCCGAAGTTTCGAGGTTTTCTAAGCTTGGCTTTAGCGATAAATTTCTGGGCCACCCTGTGCTAAAACTACAAAAGCTAAGCGAGAGTGGGGCGCAGTTTTTATATGAAATTTACAACTTTTTAAGAGGCATGAGAAATATCTCAAAGCCAGCCACGATGATAAATGAGATAAAAACTAGCAAAATTTACTCGTTAATCGTCGAAAACATCAGCACAAAAAGAGCGACCTTTAAAAACGGCAACGTCGATCTAGCTCTAAAAGAAGAGGTCAAAGAGCGCATAATGGCAAAGAGCGTGGTGCTAAGCGAGCTAGCTAAAAAGTATCAAGATATCAGTAAATTTTATAATTTTTTAGCCCTTGGAAGCAACGAGATGAGCGAAGGGCAGGGCGTTAGCTTGCTTAGCGTGCATGCGAGCAAGGGGCTTGAATTTGACCAAGTTTTTATCGTCGATCTCGCGCAAAATCGCTTTCCAAATTTAAAGCTAATGAGCATGGGTGGCAGCCTAGAAGAAGAGAGGCGGCTCTTTTACGTAGCAGTAACAAGGGCTAAAGACGAGCTTTATCTTAGCTATGCAAAATACGACAAGATAAAGAAGGTGACCTATCAGCCAAGTAGGTTTTTGATAGAGGCTGGCATGGCAAAAGAGGAAGCTTAA
- a CDS encoding SixA phosphatase family protein — MSKIYFIRHAKAVDENKDGAKDALRELSPKGKEDAKFMASRLKMYYVMPGAIFSSSAKRCEQTAKIIAKTLKFKEKSIEIKDELYDISFEDLLEFVRNLDKSLDEIFIITHNPSITEICEYLSDSSIDNIPTSGIFCIEFECKFKELKEGSAKALFFDHPKKHQR; from the coding sequence ATGAGCAAAATTTACTTCATAAGGCACGCAAAAGCAGTTGATGAGAACAAAGATGGCGCAAAAGACGCTTTAAGAGAGCTTAGTCCAAAAGGCAAAGAGGACGCTAAATTTATGGCTAGCAGGCTAAAAATGTATTATGTGATGCCAGGAGCTATCTTTTCAAGCAGCGCTAAAAGATGTGAGCAAACAGCAAAAATCATCGCTAAAACTTTAAAATTTAAAGAAAAATCCATAGAGATAAAGGACGAGCTTTACGACATAAGCTTTGAGGATCTTTTGGAGTTCGTAAGAAATTTAGACAAAAGTTTAGATGAAATTTTCATCATCACGCACAATCCAAGCATAACTGAAATTTGCGAATATCTAAGTGACTCATCGATTGACAATATCCCAACTTCAGGCATTTTTTGCATTGAGTTTGAATGTAAATTTAAAGAGCTAAAAGAGGGCAGTGCAAAAGCTCTGTTTTTTGACCACCCAAAGAAACATCAAAGGTAA
- a CDS encoding MacB family efflux pump subunit has protein sequence MISLKSITKSFKLGDNEIEILHGINLEIKKGEFIAIIGQSGSGKSTLMNILGCLDSPSGGQYLLDGKDISKFDSDALAKLRRDKFGFIFQRYNLLSTMNALENVALPSIYAGANKSEREKRANELLGSLGLSEKARNLPNKLSGGQQQRVSIARALMNGGEIILADEPTGALDSKSGLRVMEILVDLYKKGHTIIIVTHDPKIAEYASRVIEIKDGNIVSDNVKNSEIYEAAKQTQPEKSKFTYYKDQLIESFKMSVNAMLAHKLRSLLTMLGIIIGITAVISVVALGKGSQEQILAGIRKIGTNTIDIMPGKGFGDMLSGKVKTLSISDANMLAKQSFLDSVTPNTSTSGVLTYENISLSASLKGGGVGSFDVNGLKLEEGRIYDDDEVLNSDSVALIDQNTKNSIFKNDDPIGKIILFNKKPLRIIGVLQKDDFKMGDSSTLKIYAPYTTVLNKVTGDKFISSVTAKVNEGVNAQIAEKTLTELLEIKHGKKDFFTRNSDSIKQTIEETISTMRLLISSIAVVSLVVGGIGVMNIMLVSVTERTKEIGIKMAIGARQSNILQQFLIEAVLLCLIGGAIGIVLSYAIGYIFNNFLNGFSMIFSNGSIVLALVTSMAIGIIFGYMPAKNASKLNPIDALSRE, from the coding sequence GTGATAAGTCTAAAAAGCATCACCAAAAGCTTTAAGCTAGGCGATAATGAGATAGAGATCCTGCATGGCATAAATTTAGAGATAAAAAAGGGCGAATTTATAGCCATCATCGGTCAGTCTGGCTCTGGTAAATCAACCCTGATGAACATCCTTGGCTGCCTTGATAGCCCAAGTGGTGGGCAGTACCTACTGGACGGCAAAGATATATCAAAATTTGATAGCGACGCACTTGCCAAGCTTAGAAGGGATAAATTTGGCTTTATCTTTCAAAGATATAATCTGCTTAGCACGATGAATGCTCTTGAAAACGTAGCGCTACCAAGCATCTACGCAGGGGCAAACAAGAGCGAGCGAGAGAAAAGAGCTAATGAGCTTCTTGGCTCGCTTGGACTTAGTGAAAAAGCTAGAAATTTACCAAATAAACTCTCAGGCGGACAACAGCAAAGGGTCTCCATAGCAAGGGCGCTGATGAATGGCGGCGAGATCATTTTAGCAGACGAGCCAACTGGCGCTCTTGATAGCAAAAGTGGGCTAAGGGTGATGGAAATTTTAGTTGATCTTTACAAAAAAGGCCACACTATCATCATCGTCACGCACGACCCAAAGATCGCAGAGTATGCAAGCCGTGTGATCGAAATAAAAGATGGCAACATCGTAAGTGACAATGTAAAAAATAGTGAAATTTACGAGGCCGCAAAGCAAACCCAGCCAGAAAAGAGCAAATTTACCTACTATAAAGACCAGCTAATAGAGAGCTTTAAAATGTCGGTAAATGCGATGCTAGCGCACAAACTAAGATCGCTTTTAACGATGCTTGGCATTATAATTGGCATTACAGCGGTAATTAGCGTCGTTGCTCTTGGCAAAGGCTCACAGGAGCAAATTTTAGCTGGCATCAGAAAGATCGGCACAAACACGATCGACATCATGCCTGGTAAAGGCTTTGGCGATATGCTCTCAGGCAAGGTCAAAACGCTCTCCATAAGCGACGCAAACATGCTTGCCAAGCAGTCCTTTCTAGACTCAGTCACGCCAAATACAAGCACCTCAGGCGTGCTAACTTATGAAAATATCTCGCTAAGTGCGAGCTTAAAAGGTGGCGGGGTAGGGAGCTTTGACGTAAATGGGCTAAAGCTAGAAGAGGGCAGAATTTACGATGATGATGAGGTTTTAAACTCTGATTCAGTCGCACTAATCGATCAAAACACCAAAAATAGCATCTTTAAAAATGATGATCCTATCGGCAAGATCATACTTTTTAACAAAAAGCCACTTCGCATTATCGGCGTTTTGCAAAAGGATGATTTTAAGATGGGCGACTCAAGCACGCTTAAAATTTACGCCCCGTACACGACTGTGCTAAACAAGGTCACAGGGGATAAATTTATAAGCTCGGTCACCGCCAAAGTAAATGAAGGTGTCAATGCGCAAATCGCCGAAAAAACACTAACCGAGCTTTTAGAGATCAAGCACGGCAAAAAGGACTTTTTTACAAGAAACTCAGACAGCATCAAGCAAACGATCGAAGAGACCATCTCGACCATGCGCCTGCTCATCTCAAGCATCGCCGTCGTCTCACTCGTAGTTGGGGGCATAGGCGTCATGAACATCATGCTAGTCTCAGTCACCGAGCGCACCAAAGAGATAGGCATAAAAATGGCGATCGGAGCTAGACAGAGCAACATCTTGCAGCAGTTTTTGATAGAGGCCGTGCTACTTTGCCTAATTGGCGGAGCCATCGGCATCGTCCTATCCTACGCGATCGGCTACATCTTTAACAACTTCTTAAACGGCTTTAGCATGATCTTTTCAAACGGCTCGATCGTGCTTGCACTTGTCACGTCGATGGCTATTGGCATCATCTTTGGCTACATGCCTGCTAAAAACGCCTCAAAACTAAATCCAATAGATGCGCTTTCAAGGGAGTAA
- a CDS encoding efflux RND transporter periplasmic adaptor subunit, producing the protein MKKSKILIILLILGVGGYFVYDKFFKVKEEEVEFITKKAKKGSFSKKVDATGEIFATELIDVGAQVSGQIKKLYVKLGDQVKKGDMIASIDSSTQQNSIDNKEAQLAIYKAQLESAKVALNIAKTQFDRENALFSKNATSKQEFESAKNTYSANSAKIKELEAQIKQTNIELSTAKINLGYTKITAPRDGTVVSVQVEEGQTVNANQTTPTIVNIADLGHVKMKMQIAEGDITKIKVGTPVEYSILSEPTKKFQTTVSSIDPGLTTLSDGSYGSSSSSKSSYSSSSNSSSAVYYYAQSIVDNKDGILRIGMTTQNELLIANVEGAIIVPSIGIKKDENGTFVYVLKDGKPVKTAVKTGIKDNLDTQIISGINEGDEIITSQGSSSEIAKMIAKEHKKF; encoded by the coding sequence ATGAAAAAATCTAAAATTTTAATAATCCTGCTTATTTTAGGCGTTGGCGGATACTTCGTCTATGATAAATTTTTTAAGGTAAAAGAAGAAGAGGTTGAGTTTATCACCAAAAAGGCAAAGAAGGGCTCATTTAGTAAAAAGGTCGATGCGACTGGAGAAATTTTCGCCACCGAGCTAATCGACGTTGGAGCTCAGGTGAGCGGTCAGATAAAAAAGCTATATGTTAAGCTCGGAGATCAGGTAAAAAAGGGCGATATGATCGCAAGTATCGATAGCTCGACCCAGCAAAATAGCATTGATAATAAAGAAGCTCAACTTGCCATCTACAAAGCCCAGCTAGAAAGCGCAAAAGTGGCTCTAAATATCGCCAAAACGCAGTTTGATAGAGAAAACGCACTATTTTCTAAAAACGCCACCTCAAAGCAAGAATTTGAAAGCGCAAAAAATACATATAGTGCAAACAGCGCCAAGATAAAGGAGCTTGAAGCGCAGATCAAGCAGACAAATATCGAGCTAAGCACCGCTAAGATAAATTTAGGCTACACAAAGATCACCGCTCCAAGAGACGGCACTGTTGTAAGCGTGCAGGTCGAGGAGGGTCAGACTGTAAATGCCAACCAAACTACGCCAACTATCGTAAATATCGCTGATCTTGGCCATGTAAAGATGAAGATGCAAATAGCAGAAGGCGACATCACAAAGATCAAAGTCGGCACGCCAGTTGAATACTCGATCCTCTCTGAGCCAACGAAGAAATTTCAAACGACTGTTAGCTCGATCGACCCGGGGCTTACTACGCTAAGTGATGGCAGCTACGGCTCAAGTAGCAGCAGTAAGTCTTCATACTCAAGTAGCTCAAACAGCAGCTCGGCGGTTTATTACTACGCGCAAAGCATCGTTGATAATAAAGATGGAATTTTAAGAATAGGCATGACCACACAAAACGAGCTTTTAATAGCAAACGTCGAGGGAGCCATCATCGTGCCAAGCATCGGCATCAAAAAAGATGAAAACGGCACTTTTGTCTATGTGCTAAAAGATGGCAAGCCAGTAAAAACAGCGGTCAAAACCGGCATAAAAGACAACCTTGATACGCAGATCATCAGCGGTATAAACGAGGGTGACGAGATCATCACATCTCAAGGCTCATCAAGCGAGATCGCTAAGATGATCGCAAAAGAACATAAGAAGTTTTAA
- a CDS encoding ferritin-like domain-containing protein, with the protein MRFFDEIWDILNEGDVGLKFLKFELFYEKFRSNLDICFDEISAPNELTTPCYAKFCDVVSMKELNKKVKPKDKNLNFIHSVAHIEFSAIDIALDACYRFRGLPREFYEDWLEVAEDEIRHFCMIENLLTKQGGRYGELSVHDGLFIALQKTSDRLTSRMALLPRYMEANGLDANAHIIKRLEAEGGQEELIECLKVILKEEVSHVYKGDKWFKFACKKEGVDEKSYFDIILNLYPNSFKSMREINEKDRLKAGFSEEELSWIKNFSKERS; encoded by the coding sequence ATGAGATTTTTTGATGAGATCTGGGACATTTTAAACGAAGGCGACGTGGGGCTTAAATTTTTAAAATTTGAGCTATTTTACGAGAAATTTAGATCAAATTTAGATATTTGTTTTGACGAAATTTCTGCTCCAAATGAGCTAACTACCCCATGCTACGCTAAATTTTGCGACGTTGTTAGCATGAAAGAGCTAAACAAAAAGGTAAAGCCAAAAGATAAAAACCTAAATTTTATCCACTCGGTTGCTCACATCGAATTTAGCGCTATCGACATCGCGCTTGATGCTTGTTATAGATTTAGAGGGCTGCCAAGAGAGTTTTACGAGGACTGGCTGGAGGTAGCTGAGGATGAGATCAGGCACTTTTGCATGATAGAAAATTTACTCACAAAGCAGGGCGGCAGATATGGCGAGCTAAGCGTGCATGACGGCCTTTTTATCGCACTTCAAAAGACTTCAGATAGGCTTACTAGCCGCATGGCGCTACTGCCAAGATATATGGAGGCAAACGGGCTTGATGCAAACGCTCACATCATCAAAAGACTAGAAGCTGAGGGCGGGCAAGAAGAGCTCATAGAGTGCCTAAAAGTCATCTTAAAAGAGGAAGTCTCTCACGTTTATAAGGGTGATAAGTGGTTTAAATTTGCCTGCAAAAAAGAGGGCGTCGATGAGAAAAGCTACTTTGACATCATATTAAATTTATATCCAAATTCATTTAAAAGTATGAGAGAGATCAACGAAAAAGACCGCTTAAAGGCTGGATTTAGCGAGGAAGAGCTTAGTTGGATAAAGAATTTCTCAAAGGAGAGATCATGA
- a CDS encoding TolC family protein, producing the protein MKFLSLALVLVLSGCAVKNIDENYKQILLEDNASRELNLDTSWWKQYEQSYLDELVELALKNNTDLAKAAINVNKALAQAGVLQANLIPSFNAGIEATSSKNIKEGGAVTRSFGSSIGLSYELDLWQKLANSKDAAMFEARATKFDLEAGKLSVINSVADAYFQILYLNESIKTYKQILEIYNKLNEIVGLKFKLGKEEALSLKQINSQLLSAQNKIESAKKELVSAKKTLRILLNEKPEFELKFEGLTLSPVKRVGVDLDVPTSAIANRPDLKAAIYRIEEGILNYKASQKEFYPSITLGASLKSSTDKKEEAFSLKFLNGNIALNLPFLNYHKLKSNLKVSEANFELAKLNYISALNSALNEIDAFYKGYLNDEALLANYQEQIKNYEEISKIYDLKYSYGKVELKEFLEAKNSELEAKIGLLKAKYTLLQDELNIYKAMAGKFNR; encoded by the coding sequence ATGAAATTTCTAAGCTTAGCTTTAGTGCTCGTTTTAAGCGGCTGCGCTGTTAAAAATATAGATGAAAACTATAAGCAAATTTTACTTGAAGATAATGCAAGCCGTGAGCTAAATTTAGACACTTCTTGGTGGAAGCAGTATGAGCAAAGCTACCTTGATGAGCTTGTAGAACTTGCGCTTAAAAACAACACCGACCTTGCAAAAGCTGCGATAAATGTAAATAAAGCGCTCGCTCAAGCTGGCGTTTTGCAGGCAAATTTGATCCCTAGCTTTAACGCTGGCATCGAGGCAACAAGTAGCAAAAACATAAAAGAGGGCGGTGCGGTCACTAGAAGTTTTGGCTCAAGCATAGGGCTTAGCTACGAGCTTGATCTTTGGCAAAAGCTAGCAAACAGCAAAGACGCAGCGATGTTTGAAGCAAGGGCTACTAAATTTGATCTGGAGGCTGGCAAACTAAGCGTCATAAACTCAGTAGCAGATGCCTATTTTCAAATTTTATATCTAAACGAGAGCATAAAAACCTATAAGCAAATTTTAGAAATTTATAACAAACTAAATGAGATAGTTGGGCTTAAATTTAAGCTTGGCAAAGAGGAGGCGCTAAGCCTAAAACAGATAAACTCGCAGCTCTTAAGCGCTCAAAATAAGATAGAAAGTGCCAAAAAAGAGCTAGTGAGTGCTAAAAAAACGCTTAGGATTTTGCTAAATGAGAAGCCAGAATTTGAGCTTAAATTTGAAGGCCTCACGCTAAGCCCAGTTAAAAGAGTGGGCGTTGATCTGGATGTGCCAACAAGCGCCATAGCAAACCGCCCTGATCTAAAAGCGGCCATTTACCGCATAGAAGAGGGCATCTTAAACTACAAAGCGAGCCAAAAAGAGTTTTATCCAAGCATCACACTAGGAGCCAGCCTCAAAAGCAGCACCGACAAAAAAGAGGAAGCCTTTAGTCTTAAATTTCTAAATGGCAACATAGCTCTGAATTTGCCATTTTTAAACTACCACAAGCTAAAGTCAAATTTAAAAGTTAGCGAGGCAAATTTCGAGCTTGCAAAGTTAAACTACATAAGCGCTCTAAATAGCGCATTAAACGAGATAGACGCATTTTACAAAGGCTACCTTAACGACGAAGCACTACTTGCTAACTACCAAGAGCAGATAAAAAACTACGAGGAAATTTCAAAAATTTACGATCTAAAATACTCCTACGGCAAGGTTGAGCTAAAAGAGTTTTTAGAGGCTAAAAACAGCGAGCTAGAGGCTAAAATAGGGCTTTTAAAAGCAAAATACACGCTTTTACAAGATGAGCTAAATATCTACAAAGCCATGGCAGGCAAATTTAATAGGTAA
- a CDS encoding flagellar protein produces MISAWDYEAKACSSDGKFSAKFEGCEVAMGAPTLGELRLFINSEHCLNLKNKFSNHAKRLLNLDQNLVKDDDALQILLSERATACFLFSDDSKFLAFSEWTADKMQIVKVVRLADMSIKTVGKPKRVVEFLSFNDGLLEILDSPIFMPKNYTLDIRTLFEDKI; encoded by the coding sequence ATGATCTCAGCTTGGGACTACGAGGCAAAAGCATGCAGCAGTGATGGCAAATTTAGCGCCAAATTTGAAGGCTGTGAGGTCGCTATGGGCGCTCCAACCCTTGGTGAGCTAAGGCTTTTTATAAATAGCGAGCACTGTTTAAATTTAAAAAATAAATTTTCAAACCACGCAAAAAGACTATTAAATTTGGATCAAAATTTAGTTAAAGATGACGATGCGCTTCAAATTTTACTTAGCGAAAGGGCGACTGCTTGCTTTTTATTTTCAGACGACTCCAAATTTCTAGCTTTTTCTGAATGGACGGCAGATAAAATGCAGATCGTAAAGGTAGTACGCCTAGCTGATATGAGCATAAAAACCGTCGGAAAGCCAAAAAGAGTAGTGGAATTTCTCTCATTTAATGATGGCTTGCTTGAAATTTTAGACTCGCCGATCTTTATGCCAAAAAACTACACACTAGATATCCGCACGCTTTTTGAGGATAAAATTTAA
- the pbpC gene encoding penicillin-binding protein 1C, whose product MKKFKFLKFLALFLALLVAIFLILDQIYPLNLEALKKDEAKILLDKNGNIINMKLSSDGIWRFHEQSFPNSLKQCVVLFEDRYFYYHFGVNFASIFRAFFHNLRSDNRIGASTITMQVARMLEPGDRSYKNKIKEIFRAFQLELHFSKDEILNLYLNLAPYGGNIEGAKAASFFYFGKELNELSYAQAALLSTIPKNPNKNRLDRVSNINALKNRVIKMLYKANLIDLSAFKRAQAEPFKNVRIRAVVNASDYANVAFKNQISKASLDLNLQKDMLKILKDAMFSLKAKNANNAAAVVIDNKKMSVVAFIGSHDERARDGKNSALNMKRNTGSTLKPFIYSLALDSGLITPSSQLIDTQIYLNEYVPKNFSNDFLGLVSAKDALNFSLNIPVINLDLKLKDNSLYELLEKVNLVDENKEFYGSSIVLGSAEMSLLDLAHLYTIYANGGVYRPLEFAGKNYKNEDKNITLISPQSAYLTAKMMSEASRSYLKNAWQYAQNTPKIAFKTGTSANSRDLYAIGVDEDYTIAVWVGNFNAEKTDKLTGLNDVSKIVFDMFKLIAQKRNLSFMSEPEGIEKVPTCLDAFSFETCKKTALDDRIVGVKLQDKCESLRGEELEFLIKNGFLDKDEVKNSPCAEVFKDKKPVFAYPYDGEEIVTDENVTQIVLKCYAFLGNEIYLKVDDLNFSKIENASEKRLDLTLGEHTLKCLDQNSNQSEITIKLRR is encoded by the coding sequence ATGAAAAAGTTTAAATTTTTAAAATTCCTTGCCCTATTTTTGGCTCTATTGGTCGCTATTTTTTTGATACTTGATCAAATTTATCCACTAAATTTAGAGGCACTCAAAAAAGACGAAGCCAAAATTTTACTTGATAAAAATGGAAATATTATAAATATGAAGCTTAGTAGCGACGGAATTTGGAGATTTCATGAGCAAAGCTTCCCAAATTCGCTAAAACAATGCGTCGTTCTCTTTGAAGATAGATACTTTTACTACCATTTTGGCGTAAATTTTGCCTCCATTTTTAGAGCATTTTTCCACAACCTAAGAAGCGACAACCGCATAGGCGCTAGCACTATCACGATGCAAGTGGCAAGAATGCTTGAGCCTGGTGATCGAAGCTATAAAAATAAGATAAAAGAAATTTTTAGGGCATTTCAGTTAGAGCTTCACTTTAGCAAGGATGAAATTTTAAATTTATACCTAAATTTAGCCCCATATGGTGGCAATATCGAGGGGGCAAAGGCGGCAAGCTTCTTTTACTTTGGCAAGGAGCTAAACGAGCTTAGTTATGCTCAGGCGGCACTTTTAAGCACGATACCTAAAAATCCAAATAAAAATAGACTTGACCGCGTCTCAAACATAAATGCGCTAAAAAACAGGGTCATAAAGATGCTTTATAAGGCAAATTTAATCGATCTTAGCGCATTTAAAAGGGCTCAAGCCGAGCCATTTAAAAATGTAAGGATAAGGGCTGTCGTAAATGCCAGCGACTACGCAAATGTCGCTTTTAAAAACCAAATTTCAAAGGCGAGCTTGGATCTAAATTTACAAAAAGATATGCTTAAAATTTTAAAAGATGCGATGTTTTCGCTAAAGGCTAAAAATGCAAACAACGCCGCTGCCGTGGTCATCGACAACAAAAAAATGAGCGTTGTTGCCTTTATCGGCTCACACGATGAGCGCGCACGTGATGGCAAAAACTCAGCCCTAAATATGAAGCGAAACACCGGCAGCACGCTAAAGCCTTTTATCTACTCGCTTGCGCTTGATAGTGGGCTTATCACGCCAAGCTCACAGCTAATCGATACACAAATTTATCTGAATGAATATGTGCCAAAGAACTTTAGTAACGACTTTTTGGGGCTTGTAAGCGCAAAGGACGCTCTAAATTTTAGTCTCAATATCCCAGTTATAAATTTAGACTTAAAACTAAAAGATAACTCACTTTACGAACTGCTTGAAAAGGTAAATTTAGTTGATGAAAACAAGGAGTTTTACGGCTCTTCGATAGTTTTAGGCAGCGCTGAGATGAGCCTGCTTGATCTTGCACATCTTTATACGATATACGCAAATGGCGGGGTTTATAGGCCGCTTGAGTTTGCGGGCAAAAACTACAAAAATGAAGATAAAAATATAACCCTCATCTCGCCTCAAAGTGCTTATCTAACCGCCAAAATGATGAGCGAGGCCTCTAGGTCATATCTAAAAAACGCTTGGCAATATGCGCAAAACACGCCAAAGATCGCCTTTAAAACAGGCACAAGTGCAAACTCACGCGATCTTTACGCCATAGGAGTTGATGAGGACTATACAATAGCCGTCTGGGTGGGCAACTTTAACGCCGAAAAAACCGACAAACTAACTGGGCTAAATGACGTCTCAAAGATCGTTTTTGATATGTTTAAGCTCATCGCTCAAAAAAGAAATTTAAGCTTTATGAGCGAGCCAGAAGGCATTGAGAAAGTGCCAACCTGCCTTGATGCTTTTAGTTTTGAAACGTGCAAAAAAACTGCGCTTGATGATAGGATAGTTGGAGTTAAACTGCAAGATAAGTGCGAGAGTTTAAGGGGTGAGGAGCTTGAGTTTTTGATAAAAAATGGCTTTTTAGACAAAGACGAGGTCAAAAATAGCCCTTGCGCTGAAGTTTTTAAAGACAAAAAGCCAGTCTTTGCCTATCCGTATGACGGCGAAGAGATCGTGACAGATGAAAATGTAACACAAATTGTGCTAAAATGCTACGCGTTTTTAGGTAATGAAATTTACCTGAAAGTGGATGATTTGAACTTTTCTAAGATAGAAAACGCGAGCGAAAAAAGGCTAGATCTAACTCTTGGCGAGCACACTTTAAAATGCCTTGATCAAAACTCAAATCAAAGTGAAATAACAATAAAACTAAGGAGATAA